A region from the Lysobacter antibioticus genome encodes:
- a CDS encoding penicillin-binding protein 1A has product MSRIRRWLRWALYAFIGAVLLGAIALGTLYYLIVPKLPDVETLRTVELQEPMYVYARDGRLMALFGETRRYPIAIEDVPDRLKQAFIAIEDARFYKHHGIDYKGIGRAIWLLATTDDKRVPGGSTITQQVARQFFLSSEYSYKRKLGEMLLAMRMERELSKDEIFELYLNKSFFGNRAYGVGAAAEFYYGKKMSELSLDEMASLAGIPKFPSSGNPLSNPDRAKLRRDYILDRMAEQRFISADEAAQAKAVPMHASPHERPVEVYAPYVAEMVRQEMIARYGAEALTKGYHVTTTIDPTLQVAADKAVRDGLSVYDRRHGWHGVEQHFDLAAGEDAATARQRLRGIPAQANLLPAVVLGNSGGQANVVLGDGTELTLTEKQGFGGRSPGSLVKRGDVVRIQRTETVTEPVVAPAAPAGTAAAVVPAVPAKPPVVSYRLDQLPQAQAALVSLEPSNGALRALSGGYSFAGAKFNRATQARRQPGSSFKPFVYAAAFERGYNPASIVLDAPVVFKDRRGHLWRPQNDGGNFAGPMRVREAMVQSRNLVSVRLLDAMGVDFARKYISHFGFDPEQLPPNLSMSLGTASLTPLSVARGYSVFANGGFRITPWFIDEVKDRAGAVVFKEKPATACPECGGRGGTSVAVPVSTVVDGFDLGPAGGSADTAKPDPKKPDPKAKKADDKPAAPKKELTAAEKASMNLAPRAIDDRIAYQIVSMLRDVVKRGTGTAAKVLGREDVGGKTGSTNDHRDAWFSGFGGPYVTTVWVGRDNYKSLGYREYGGKAALPIWIDYMRVALKDQPLAVNEPPQGMVKVSVAGNGALIPDGAGGVIEWVKAEDLERMQTYTDYGNEESAPSEESYDIF; this is encoded by the coding sequence ATGTCCCGTATTCGCCGTTGGCTGCGTTGGGCGCTCTATGCGTTCATCGGCGCAGTCCTGCTGGGCGCCATCGCGCTCGGCACCCTGTACTACCTGATCGTCCCCAAGCTTCCCGACGTCGAGACCCTGCGCACGGTCGAGCTGCAGGAACCGATGTACGTCTATGCCCGCGACGGCCGCCTGATGGCGCTGTTCGGCGAGACCCGGCGCTACCCGATCGCCATCGAGGACGTGCCCGACCGGCTCAAGCAGGCGTTCATCGCGATCGAGGACGCCCGTTTCTACAAGCACCACGGCATCGACTACAAGGGCATCGGCCGGGCGATCTGGCTGCTGGCGACCACCGACGACAAGCGCGTCCCCGGCGGCTCGACCATCACCCAGCAGGTCGCGCGCCAGTTCTTCCTGAGCTCGGAATACAGCTACAAGCGCAAGCTCGGCGAGATGCTGCTGGCGATGCGCATGGAGCGCGAGCTCAGCAAGGACGAGATCTTCGAGCTGTACTTGAACAAGAGCTTCTTCGGCAACCGCGCCTACGGCGTCGGCGCCGCCGCCGAGTTCTACTACGGCAAGAAGATGAGCGAGCTCTCGCTCGACGAGATGGCCTCGCTCGCGGGCATTCCGAAATTCCCGTCCAGCGGCAACCCGCTCAGCAATCCCGACCGCGCCAAGCTGCGCCGCGACTACATCCTCGACCGCATGGCCGAGCAGCGTTTCATCAGCGCCGACGAAGCCGCGCAGGCCAAGGCGGTGCCGATGCACGCCAGCCCGCACGAGCGCCCGGTCGAGGTCTACGCGCCCTACGTGGCCGAGATGGTGCGCCAGGAAATGATCGCCCGTTACGGCGCCGAGGCGCTGACCAAGGGCTATCACGTCACCACCACCATCGACCCCACCCTGCAGGTCGCGGCCGACAAGGCGGTGCGCGACGGGCTCTCGGTCTACGACCGCCGCCACGGCTGGCACGGGGTCGAGCAGCACTTCGACCTCGCCGCCGGCGAGGACGCCGCGACCGCGCGCCAGCGCCTGCGCGGCATCCCGGCCCAGGCCAACCTGTTGCCCGCGGTCGTGCTCGGCAACAGCGGCGGCCAGGCCAATGTCGTGCTCGGCGACGGCACCGAGCTGACCCTTACCGAAAAGCAGGGCTTCGGCGGCCGCAGCCCCGGCAGCCTGGTCAAGCGCGGCGACGTGGTGCGCATCCAGCGCACCGAGACCGTGACCGAGCCGGTGGTCGCTCCGGCGGCTCCGGCCGGCACTGCGGCAGCGGTCGTGCCGGCCGTGCCGGCCAAACCGCCGGTGGTGAGCTACCGCCTCGACCAACTGCCGCAGGCACAGGCCGCGCTGGTGTCGCTGGAACCGAGCAACGGCGCCTTGCGCGCGCTGTCCGGTGGTTACAGTTTTGCCGGCGCCAAGTTCAACCGCGCCACCCAGGCGCGCCGCCAGCCCGGCTCGAGCTTCAAGCCGTTCGTATACGCGGCCGCGTTCGAGCGCGGCTACAACCCGGCCTCGATCGTTCTCGACGCCCCGGTGGTGTTCAAGGACCGCCGCGGCCATCTGTGGCGTCCGCAGAACGACGGCGGTAACTTCGCCGGCCCGATGCGCGTGCGCGAAGCGATGGTGCAGTCGCGCAACCTGGTCTCGGTGCGCCTGCTCGACGCCATGGGCGTCGATTTCGCCCGCAAGTACATCAGCCACTTCGGCTTCGACCCGGAGCAGCTGCCGCCGAACCTGTCGATGTCGCTCGGCACCGCCTCGCTGACGCCGCTGTCGGTCGCACGAGGCTATTCGGTGTTCGCCAACGGCGGTTTCCGCATCACTCCGTGGTTCATCGACGAGGTCAAGGATCGCGCCGGCGCCGTGGTGTTCAAGGAAAAGCCGGCCACCGCCTGCCCCGAATGCGGCGGCCGCGGCGGCACCTCGGTCGCCGTGCCGGTCAGCACCGTCGTCGACGGTTTCGACCTGGGCCCGGCCGGCGGCAGCGCCGACACGGCCAAGCCCGACCCGAAGAAGCCCGATCCGAAGGCGAAGAAGGCCGATGACAAGCCGGCCGCGCCGAAGAAGGAACTGACTGCGGCCGAGAAGGCAAGCATGAACCTGGCGCCGCGCGCGATCGACGACCGCATCGCCTACCAGATCGTTTCGATGCTGCGCGACGTGGTCAAGCGCGGCACCGGCACCGCGGCCAAGGTGCTCGGCCGCGAGGACGTCGGCGGCAAGACCGGCTCGACCAACGACCATCGCGACGCCTGGTTCTCCGGCTTCGGCGGGCCTTACGTCACCACGGTCTGGGTCGGCCGCGACAACTACAAGTCGCTGGGTTACCGCGAATACGGCGGCAAGGCCGCCCTGCCGATCTGGATCGACTACATGCGCGTCGCGCTGAAGGACCAGCCGCTCGCCGTCAACGAGCCGCCGCAGGGCATGGTCAAGGTGTCCGTCGCCGGCAACGGCGCGCTGATTCCCGACGGCGCCGGCGGCGTGATTGAGTGGGTCAAGGCCGAAGACCTCGAACGCATGCAGACCTATACCGATTACGGCAACGAAGAATCGGCGCCGTCGGAAGAGTCCTACGACATCTTCTGA
- a CDS encoding citrate synthase, translated as MSDDSKKAGLDQVTLTAGDKSVILPVQHPVLGASCVDIAKLPKETGMFTYDPGFTATASCKSAITYIDGDEGVLLYRGYPIEQLAEKSNFLEVAYLLMNGELPTAGEFSKFEHEVTHHTMMHEAFRTFLYGFRHDAHPMAMLVGMLGSMASFYHNELDLEDPEQRRLAAIRLIAKVPTIAAACHRYSIGWPIRYPKNSLDYTTRFLHMLFEVPSEPLELNPVAAKAMDLLFILHADHEQNASTSTVRLVGSTGANPYVSVASGVAALWGPAHGGANEAVLKMLNEIGRPENVKGAIDKAKDKESGFRLMGFGHRVYKNYDPRAALVRKMTHDVLGELGVNDPLLEVAMKLEEAALKDEYFVQRKLYPNVDFYSGIIYKALGIPVEMFTVMFAIARTAGWVSHWLEQQNDPENKIGRPRQIYTGHATRDYVGADQR; from the coding sequence GTGTCCGATGATTCCAAAAAAGCTGGCCTCGATCAGGTCACCCTGACCGCCGGCGACAAGAGCGTGATCTTGCCGGTGCAGCACCCGGTGTTGGGCGCTTCCTGCGTCGACATCGCCAAGCTGCCGAAAGAAACCGGGATGTTCACCTACGACCCCGGCTTCACCGCGACCGCCAGCTGCAAGTCGGCGATCACCTACATCGACGGCGATGAGGGCGTGCTGCTGTACCGCGGCTACCCGATCGAACAGCTTGCCGAGAAGTCGAACTTCCTCGAAGTCGCCTATCTGCTGATGAACGGCGAACTGCCGACCGCCGGCGAGTTCAGCAAGTTCGAGCACGAAGTCACGCATCACACGATGATGCATGAGGCCTTCCGCACCTTCCTGTACGGCTTCCGCCACGACGCCCACCCGATGGCGATGCTGGTCGGCATGCTCGGCTCGATGGCGAGCTTCTATCACAACGAACTCGACCTGGAAGATCCGGAACAGCGCCGCCTGGCCGCGATCCGCCTGATCGCCAAGGTGCCGACGATCGCCGCCGCCTGCCATCGTTATTCGATCGGCTGGCCGATCCGCTATCCGAAGAACAGCCTCGACTACACCACGCGCTTCCTGCACATGCTGTTCGAAGTGCCGAGCGAGCCGCTGGAGCTCAATCCGGTCGCCGCCAAGGCGATGGACCTGCTGTTCATCCTGCACGCCGACCACGAGCAGAACGCGTCGACCTCGACCGTGCGTCTGGTCGGTTCGACCGGTGCCAACCCCTACGTCAGCGTCGCTTCCGGCGTCGCCGCGTTGTGGGGACCGGCGCACGGCGGCGCCAACGAGGCCGTGCTCAAGATGCTCAACGAGATCGGCCGCCCCGAGAACGTCAAGGGCGCGATCGACAAGGCCAAGGACAAGGAGTCGGGCTTCCGCTTGATGGGCTTCGGCCACCGCGTCTACAAGAACTACGATCCGCGCGCCGCGCTGGTCCGCAAGATGACCCACGACGTGCTCGGCGAGCTCGGCGTCAACGATCCCTTGCTCGAAGTGGCGATGAAGCTCGAAGAGGCGGCGCTCAAGGACGAGTACTTCGTCCAGCGCAAGCTTTACCCGAACGTCGATTTCTACTCGGGCATCATCTACAAGGCGCTCGGCATTCCGGTCGAGATGTTCACGGTCATGTTCGCTATCGCGCGCACCGCCGGTTGGGTCTCGCATTGGCTGGAACAGCAGAACGACCCCGAGAACAAGATCGGCCGTCCGCGCCAGATCTACACCGGTCACGCGACGCGCGACTACGTCGGCGCCGACCAGCGCTGA
- a CDS encoding type B 50S ribosomal protein L31: MKAGIHPEYRNVVFQDVTTDFQILTRSTLSSKETIKLDGTEYPLIKVDISSASHPFYTGKHKIMDTSGRVDKFRKRYAQK, from the coding sequence ATGAAGGCAGGCATCCATCCCGAATACCGTAACGTCGTGTTCCAGGACGTCACCACCGACTTCCAGATCCTGACCCGTTCGACCCTGTCGAGCAAGGAAACGATCAAGCTCGACGGCACCGAGTATCCGCTGATCAAGGTCGACATCTCGTCGGCGTCGCACCCGTTCTATACGGGCAAGCACAAGATCATGGACACCAGCGGTCGCGTCGACAAGTTCCGCAAGCGTTACGCGCAGAAGTAA
- a CDS encoding nucleoside hydrolase, with the protein MTDRIPLLIDTDPGVDDALALLMAFNDPRHELVGLTIAAGNVGLKHTVANALKLCEVAGVDVPVFAGADAPLLHPSPDAGYVHGQDGFGDVGYEAAKREVEAEHAALAIIRLSHEHAGKLLLVALGPLTNVALALKLDPTLPQRIARLVVMGGAVTCQGNITPAAEFNIYFDPEAAHIVFEAFEHIDLADWEAVIAHGLHHERVLTWFQTDSAPGKFYERISEKTRMWSIDRRGDHWHAADALAMAFALEPDGAQDVQSRPVSIELEGTHSRGATVVDWRRQEGRPDKVAILMKYDHQRFERLIQAALAAHPRRGG; encoded by the coding sequence ATGACTGATCGCATTCCCCTGCTTATCGATACCGACCCCGGTGTGGACGACGCGCTGGCGCTGCTGATGGCGTTCAACGATCCGCGCCACGAGCTGGTCGGACTGACCATCGCCGCCGGCAACGTCGGCCTCAAGCACACCGTCGCCAATGCGCTCAAACTGTGCGAAGTGGCCGGCGTCGACGTGCCGGTGTTCGCCGGCGCCGATGCGCCCTTGCTGCATCCCTCGCCGGACGCGGGCTATGTGCACGGCCAGGACGGTTTCGGCGACGTCGGCTACGAAGCCGCCAAGCGCGAGGTCGAAGCCGAGCATGCCGCGCTCGCGATCATCCGCCTGTCGCACGAACACGCCGGCAAGCTGTTGCTGGTGGCGTTGGGGCCGCTGACCAACGTCGCGCTGGCGCTCAAGCTTGATCCGACCCTGCCGCAGCGCATCGCGCGCCTGGTGGTGATGGGCGGCGCGGTGACCTGCCAGGGCAACATCACTCCGGCGGCGGAGTTCAACATCTACTTCGATCCGGAAGCCGCGCACATCGTGTTCGAAGCCTTCGAGCACATCGACTTGGCCGACTGGGAAGCGGTGATCGCTCACGGCCTGCATCACGAGCGCGTGCTTACCTGGTTCCAGACCGATTCGGCGCCCGGCAAGTTCTACGAGCGCATTTCCGAAAAAACGCGGATGTGGTCGATCGACCGTCGCGGCGATCACTGGCATGCCGCCGACGCCCTGGCGATGGCGTTCGCGCTCGAACCCGACGGCGCCCAGGACGTGCAATCGCGGCCGGTCTCGATCGAACTGGAAGGCACCCACAGCCGCGGCGCGACCGTGGTCGACTGGCGTCGCCAGGAGGGCCGCCCGGACAAGGTCGCGATCTTGATGAAATATGATCACCAGCGGTTCGAACGTCTGATCCAGGCAGCACTAGCCGCACACCCTCGCAGAGGAGGATAG
- a CDS encoding DUF4166 domain-containing protein translates to MSRQLERPTRMPGALQNAATQWFGPAFDRLHPLLQALHRSGGALGGQVALSTGTGPAGYIGRRLARRLGIPIDRARRGFRVDIVHDAETMQWRRRFDDGSELISVFRPVGRYPDGHWLESTGPARMKLAVELDDGGWRWRLRGVEVRGVPLPLFLFPRTDAYKRIEDGGRYRFAVAFSLFPFGELLRYEGALHAVPADAAVTDERVAS, encoded by the coding sequence GTGTCCCGCCAGCTGGAGCGCCCCACCCGGATGCCGGGAGCCCTTCAAAACGCGGCCACGCAATGGTTCGGCCCGGCTTTCGACCGGCTGCACCCCTTGCTGCAGGCGCTGCACCGCAGCGGCGGGGCCCTGGGCGGGCAAGTCGCCCTCTCCACCGGAACCGGTCCGGCCGGGTACATCGGGCGCCGTCTCGCCCGACGCCTCGGCATTCCGATCGATCGCGCACGCCGCGGTTTCCGGGTCGACATCGTCCATGACGCCGAAACCATGCAGTGGCGCCGCCGTTTCGACGACGGCAGCGAACTGATCTCGGTGTTCCGTCCGGTCGGCCGCTATCCCGATGGGCATTGGCTGGAAAGCACCGGCCCGGCGCGGATGAAGCTCGCTGTCGAGCTCGACGACGGCGGCTGGCGCTGGCGTCTGCGCGGCGTGGAAGTGCGCGGCGTGCCGCTGCCGCTGTTCCTGTTTCCGCGCACCGATGCCTATAAGCGCATCGAAGACGGCGGGCGTTATCGCTTCGCCGTCGCTTTTTCCCTGTTTCCCTTCGGCGAGCTGTTGCGCTACGAAGGCGCGCTGCACGCTGTCCCGGCCGATGCGGCCGTTACCGACGAACGAGTGGCTTCATGA
- the recG gene encoding ATP-dependent DNA helicase RecG → MPSRQDGPSVDLHTQPLPRMPGVGPRVAEKLAARGLTTLQDFWLQLPRQYEDRTQITPIRLLQPGVAAQVEGRVEAVERGFRYRPMLRVAIGDDSRSVLVLRFFHFRAAQVAQFRIGARVRLYGTPKPGQHGLEIVHPSYRVLDDEGEVALGEQLDPVYPAIEGIGPATLRRLIGYALDRLPDDASLELLPRELRERLQLPTLREALLTVHRPAVDADVAALIAGRHPAQRRLALEELLAHHLSLRRQRISQQAHKSRSLKQMPLAEKLRKALPFKLTGAQRRVFDEIRADLAKPSPMLRLVQGDVGSGKTVVAALAAMLAVQHGRQAALMAPTELLAEQHLNNLRRWLEPLGVRVAWLAGKVTGRARKAVLEQVANGEAQVVVGTHALMQEGVAFRDLALAIVDEQHRFGVHQRLALRDKGAGGAVGDDAIVPHQLVMTATPIPRTLAMTAYADLDVSAIDELPPGRTPVQTVALSEERRPELVQRIRSACAEGRQAYWVCTLIDDSDEVIAQAAQTTFEDLSQQLAPLRVGLVHGRMKAKEKQETMRAFKDGELDLLVATTVIEVGVDVPNASLMIIENAERLGLAQLHQLRGRVGRGSAASSCVLLYRSPLSGLARQRLDTMRKTHDGFVIAEKDLELRGPGELLGTRQTGLAGFRVADLARDADLLPLVQELGERLLKTSPELAERIVSRWVGGAARYASA, encoded by the coding sequence ATGCCGAGCCGTCAGGACGGGCCCTCCGTCGATCTCCACACACAGCCGTTGCCGCGGATGCCCGGGGTGGGGCCGCGCGTGGCCGAGAAGCTCGCCGCACGCGGCCTGACCACGCTGCAGGATTTCTGGCTGCAACTGCCGCGCCAATACGAAGACCGCACCCAGATCACCCCGATCCGCTTGCTCCAGCCCGGCGTCGCCGCCCAGGTCGAAGGCCGGGTCGAGGCGGTCGAGCGCGGCTTCCGTTACCGGCCGATGTTGCGCGTGGCGATCGGCGACGATTCGCGCTCGGTGCTGGTGCTGCGCTTCTTCCATTTCCGCGCCGCCCAGGTCGCGCAGTTCCGCATCGGCGCGCGCGTGCGCCTGTACGGCACGCCCAAGCCGGGCCAGCACGGGTTGGAGATCGTCCATCCGAGCTATCGCGTGCTCGACGACGAGGGCGAGGTCGCGCTGGGCGAACAGCTCGACCCGGTTTATCCGGCGATCGAAGGCATCGGGCCGGCGACCCTGCGCCGCCTGATCGGCTACGCCCTCGACCGTCTGCCCGACGATGCCTCGCTGGAGCTGCTGCCGCGCGAGCTGCGCGAGCGCCTGCAATTGCCGACCTTGCGCGAAGCCTTGTTGACCGTGCACCGGCCGGCGGTCGACGCCGACGTGGCCGCCTTGATCGCCGGCCGCCACCCGGCGCAGCGCCGGCTCGCACTCGAAGAACTGCTCGCCCATCACCTCAGCCTGCGCCGCCAGCGCATCAGCCAGCAGGCGCACAAGTCGCGCTCGCTCAAACAGATGCCGCTGGCCGAGAAACTGCGCAAGGCGCTGCCGTTCAAACTCACCGGCGCGCAGCGGCGGGTGTTCGACGAGATCCGCGCCGACCTGGCCAAGCCCTCGCCGATGCTGCGCCTGGTCCAGGGCGACGTCGGCAGCGGTAAGACCGTGGTCGCCGCGCTCGCGGCGATGCTGGCCGTGCAGCACGGCCGCCAGGCCGCGCTGATGGCGCCGACCGAGTTGTTGGCCGAGCAGCACCTCAATAATCTGCGCCGCTGGCTCGAACCTCTGGGCGTGCGCGTGGCCTGGCTGGCCGGCAAGGTCACCGGCCGCGCGCGCAAGGCGGTGCTCGAACAGGTCGCCAACGGTGAGGCGCAGGTCGTGGTCGGCACCCATGCGCTGATGCAGGAAGGCGTGGCGTTCCGCGACCTGGCCCTGGCGATCGTCGACGAGCAGCATCGCTTCGGCGTCCACCAGCGCCTGGCCTTGAGGGACAAAGGCGCCGGCGGCGCGGTCGGCGACGATGCGATCGTGCCGCACCAGTTGGTGATGACCGCGACCCCGATCCCGCGCACCCTGGCGATGACCGCCTACGCCGATCTCGACGTCTCGGCGATCGACGAACTGCCGCCCGGGCGCACGCCGGTGCAGACGGTCGCGCTCAGCGAAGAGCGCCGGCCGGAACTGGTGCAGCGCATCCGCAGCGCCTGCGCCGAAGGCCGGCAGGCGTACTGGGTCTGCACCCTGATCGACGATTCCGACGAGGTAATCGCCCAGGCCGCGCAGACCACGTTCGAGGACTTGTCGCAGCAGCTCGCGCCGTTGCGCGTCGGCCTCGTGCACGGGCGCATGAAGGCCAAGGAAAAGCAGGAAACGATGCGTGCGTTCAAGGACGGCGAGCTCGATCTGCTGGTCGCGACCACGGTGATCGAAGTCGGCGTCGACGTGCCCAACGCTTCGTTGATGATCATCGAAAACGCCGAGCGTCTCGGCCTGGCGCAGTTGCATCAGTTGCGCGGGCGCGTCGGCCGCGGCAGCGCGGCGTCGAGTTGCGTGCTGCTGTATCGCTCGCCGCTGTCGGGCCTCGCGCGCCAGCGCCTGGACACCATGCGCAAGACCCACGACGGTTTCGTGATCGCCGAGAAGGATCTGGAGTTGCGCGGCCCCGGCGAACTGCTTGGCACCCGCCAGACCGGTCTGGCCGGCTTCCGCGTCGCCGACCTCGCCCGCGACGCCGACCTGTTGCCGCTGGTGCAGGAGCTGGGCGAGCGTCTGCTGAAGACCTCGCCGGAGCTGGCCGAACGCATCGTCTCGCGCTGGGTCGGCGGGGCGGCGAGATACGCCTCGGCCTGA
- a CDS encoding TonB-dependent receptor — translation MPLRKHRLVTATTAALAALCGGAFVLAAPVAYAQETAPKELEKITVTAQSREQELQDVPIALQVVTDELIDDIAAQDMGDLDSFVPGLVVDSQQPTQPGFQLRGISTDDFGIGTDPAVGVYVDGVYAGRGGGVLLPFTDVERIEVLKGPQGTLFGRNTAAGAVSIITRKPDFSATEVKARLRLGSDGKQYVDGMLNLPTGEHSAFRFNALVNHADGWIQDAVTGEDLGPENNWATRAAFKARFGERTSALLSWDHESLDQNGQVTTGIVALPPALGLPALPVDESAYLDPRKIPTAVDIEGNEESRRFDGVTLIVDHGFDWGGFTSTTSWRDYDSVNRVEEDGTNRKYLYVDSTNTESNRSFYQEFKFSGSTDTLDWIAGASYFDEKARQTSEVNALTDSVDTIVRNLGLAPTPDGRLFGFFDDLLQANGIPLTLLGHRWNETFHNTLDTKAYAVFGDVIWHATDKLNLTVGLRYTRDEKKFSWLNTPRTAPTLDATLNQLQAFGFFDMVGLPRDAFVFDVAFIDPPAMLNKGVLNRTSNSWSDFSPRFVVDYHFSDDTMVFASLAKGYKAGGFNSLQIGSSFENEDVWNFETGIKQVFPEQRVQLNASAYYYVYDNRQAVRLDSSTDIPRFVVDTSDLEAYGLDLDLRWQATDNFGLDFNAGFIDSTYKNYVTSDGIDASGDPTGLPYWSMAGGAHYVWNLGEHGDLRFSLRHAYRGKVRCSEESQAQNRCGVSPALNLGEAQNRTDLRVGWTSPQGRWGLAAYGNNLFDHQYINALGTYGKNVLGTVGARVSEPRSYGVEFSARF, via the coding sequence ATGCCGTTGCGCAAACACCGTTTGGTCACCGCGACCACCGCCGCACTCGCCGCGCTTTGCGGCGGCGCCTTCGTCCTGGCCGCGCCGGTCGCCTATGCCCAGGAGACGGCGCCGAAGGAACTGGAGAAGATCACCGTCACCGCGCAGAGTCGCGAACAGGAACTGCAGGACGTCCCGATCGCCCTGCAGGTGGTGACCGACGAGCTCATCGACGATATCGCCGCGCAGGACATGGGCGATCTCGACAGCTTCGTGCCGGGCCTGGTGGTCGACAGCCAGCAGCCGACCCAGCCGGGCTTCCAGTTGCGCGGCATCAGCACCGACGACTTCGGCATCGGCACCGACCCGGCGGTCGGCGTCTACGTCGACGGTGTGTACGCCGGGCGTGGCGGCGGCGTGTTGTTGCCGTTCACCGACGTCGAGCGTATCGAAGTGCTGAAGGGCCCGCAGGGCACCCTGTTCGGCCGCAACACCGCCGCCGGCGCGGTCTCGATCATCACCCGCAAACCCGATTTCAGCGCCACCGAGGTCAAGGCGCGGTTACGCCTGGGCAGCGACGGCAAGCAATACGTCGACGGCATGTTGAACCTGCCGACCGGCGAGCACTCGGCGTTCCGTTTCAATGCCCTGGTCAATCACGCCGACGGCTGGATCCAGGATGCGGTGACCGGCGAGGACCTCGGCCCGGAAAACAACTGGGCCACGCGCGCCGCGTTCAAGGCCCGCTTCGGCGAACGCACCAGCGCATTGCTGAGTTGGGACCACGAAAGCCTGGACCAGAACGGACAAGTCACCACCGGCATCGTCGCCTTGCCGCCAGCGCTGGGTCTGCCGGCCTTGCCGGTCGACGAGTCGGCTTATCTGGACCCGCGCAAGATCCCGACTGCGGTCGATATCGAAGGCAACGAAGAGTCGCGGCGTTTCGACGGCGTGACCCTGATCGTCGACCACGGCTTCGACTGGGGCGGTTTCACCTCGACCACCTCGTGGCGCGACTACGACTCGGTCAATCGGGTCGAGGAAGACGGCACCAATCGCAAGTACCTGTACGTCGACTCGACCAATACCGAGAGCAACCGCAGCTTTTACCAGGAGTTCAAGTTCAGCGGCAGCACCGACACGCTCGACTGGATCGCCGGCGCCAGTTATTTCGACGAGAAGGCGCGGCAAACCAGCGAGGTCAACGCACTGACCGATTCGGTCGACACCATCGTGCGCAACCTCGGCCTGGCGCCGACGCCGGACGGACGTCTGTTCGGTTTCTTCGACGACCTGCTGCAGGCCAACGGCATTCCGCTGACCCTGCTCGGCCACCGCTGGAACGAGACTTTCCACAACACCCTCGACACCAAGGCCTATGCGGTGTTCGGCGACGTGATCTGGCACGCGACCGACAAGCTCAACCTGACCGTCGGCCTGCGCTACACCCGCGACGAGAAGAAGTTCTCGTGGTTGAACACGCCGCGTACCGCGCCGACCCTCGACGCGACCTTGAACCAGTTGCAGGCCTTCGGCTTCTTCGACATGGTCGGCCTGCCGCGCGATGCTTTCGTGTTCGACGTCGCCTTCATCGACCCGCCGGCGATGCTCAACAAGGGCGTGCTCAACCGCACCTCCAACAGTTGGAGCGATTTCAGCCCGCGTTTCGTCGTCGACTACCACTTCAGCGACGACACCATGGTGTTCGCTTCGCTGGCCAAGGGTTACAAGGCCGGCGGCTTCAACTCGCTGCAGATCGGCAGCAGTTTCGAGAACGAGGACGTGTGGAACTTCGAGACCGGCATCAAGCAGGTCTTCCCCGAGCAGCGCGTGCAGCTCAACGCGTCGGCTTATTACTACGTTTACGACAACCGCCAGGCGGTGCGGCTGGACAGCAGTACCGACATACCGCGCTTCGTCGTCGACACCTCGGACCTGGAAGCCTACGGCCTCGACCTCGACCTGCGTTGGCAGGCCACCGATAACTTCGGCCTCGACTTCAATGCCGGTTTCATCGATTCGACCTACAAGAACTACGTGACCTCCGACGGCATCGACGCCAGCGGCGATCCCACCGGCCTGCCGTACTGGTCGATGGCCGGCGGCGCGCATTACGTGTGGAACCTCGGCGAGCACGGCGACCTGCGCTTCTCCCTGCGCCACGCCTATCGCGGCAAGGTCCGTTGCAGCGAAGAATCGCAGGCGCAGAACCGTTGCGGCGTCAGCCCCGCCTTGAACCTCGGCGAGGCGCAGAACCGCACCGACCTGCGCGTGGGCTGGACTTCGCCGCAGGGGCGCTGGGGCCTGGCGGCCTACGGCAATAATCTGTTCGACCACCAGTACATCAATGCGCTCGGCACCTACGGCAAGAACGTGCTCGGCACGGTCGGCGCGCGGGTCAGCGAACCGCGCAGTTACGGCGTGGAGTTCAGTGCGAGGTTCTGA